A region of Pseudomonadota bacterium DNA encodes the following proteins:
- a CDS encoding response regulator, with protein sequence MTGKHPSDTYLSHLSILLVEDDAFAMRLAQSVLKQLGIRLVICARDGAEALRVLNEGATKFDLIISDWTMPKMSGLDLLKEVRKTWIDMPFLMLTGRATPDFVLEARKNGVDAYVVKPFSPDQLARKIAGTFKLQPK encoded by the coding sequence ATGACGGGCAAGCACCCTTCCGATACGTATCTGTCGCATCTCTCGATCCTCTTGGTCGAGGACGATGCCTTTGCCATGCGGCTGGCCCAGAGCGTCTTGAAGCAGCTCGGCATCCGGCTGGTGATCTGCGCGCGCGACGGGGCCGAGGCGTTGCGCGTCTTGAACGAGGGCGCCACCAAGTTCGACCTCATCATCTCCGACTGGACGATGCCGAAGATGAGCGGCCTTGATCTCCTGAAGGAGGTCCGCAAGACCTGGATCGACATGCCCTTCCTCATGCTGACCGGACGGGCGACGCCGGATTTCGTGCTGGAGGCCCGCAAGAACGGCGTCGATGCCTATGTGGTGAAGCCGTTCTCCCCCGACCAACTCGCCCGCAAGATCGCCGGCACGTTCAAGCTGCAGCCGAAATAG
- a CDS encoding response regulator: MSIRLKLIGAFLVAVLAAAALGLSASISADRIGELVVRMYDQPLQAINFSRSAQTGFALMEPVGRAAAEAASEAERRTKLAQLARDHKTFLDDLSIAAERGLSERIGDLAGSIREKASQWMALTTAARSGEGGGAGRDTLGADIRNQLEVLTQLAAEDGYLFRQDAERIITVTERSIIAIVATVLVVCVGVALLLAHNIGRPTDTLARLMVRLAKGDRDIEVPHRDRKDEIGGMADALSVFKQAMIEVESAKDKAEAATRAKSEFLAMMSHEVRTPMNGVLGMTRFLLGTPLNDEQRSYAEIVLSSSEALLTILNDILDYSKLEAGKLDFEAIDFEPRLVVDGVATLISARAEEKGIWLKAEIGPDTPAYLKGDPGRLRQVLLNLVGNAVKFTENGGVTLSVAPLGSAEQGARLRFAVADTGIGISEEGKAKLFGSFSQADSSITRRFGGTGLGLAISKRIVEQMGGVIGVDSTVGRGSTFWFEVTLPLGEARRQEDVAAEAARIPPLEILVAEDNKVNQKVVAGLLVPHGHRVDIVENGRAAVDAVQKRHYDLVLMDMHMPEMGGIDATRAIRALAGEPGRVPIIAVTASAMQEGIQRGLDAGMNDHVSKPIHPTALHAALLRVIGRRDETEAPATGEIDLTQQLLGGNLALDETVLGGLEAQLGREVVAELVEDFFTTSAEHTRTMRAAEASGDASNWGDAAHSVKGAAGSLGLGQLFRVALAIEESCHGGDLAAAGQAMDEFAVKLAEGQALLRQRYPASQAA, translated from the coding sequence ATGTCGATCCGCCTCAAGCTCATTGGCGCGTTCCTGGTGGCGGTGCTGGCCGCCGCGGCACTCGGCCTGTCGGCCAGCATATCGGCCGATCGGATCGGCGAGCTGGTGGTGCGCATGTACGACCAGCCGCTGCAGGCGATCAATTTCAGCCGCTCGGCGCAGACCGGCTTTGCGCTGATGGAGCCGGTGGGACGCGCCGCCGCGGAAGCCGCGAGCGAGGCGGAGCGGCGGACCAAGCTCGCCCAGCTCGCACGCGACCACAAGACCTTCCTCGACGATCTCAGCATCGCCGCCGAGCGCGGCCTCTCTGAGCGGATCGGCGACTTGGCCGGCTCCATCCGCGAGAAGGCCTCGCAATGGATGGCGCTCACGACGGCGGCTCGCTCCGGCGAAGGCGGCGGGGCCGGGCGCGACACGCTGGGCGCCGACATCCGCAATCAGCTCGAGGTCCTGACCCAGCTCGCCGCCGAGGATGGCTACCTCTTTCGCCAGGATGCGGAGCGCATCATCACCGTGACCGAGCGCTCGATCATCGCCATCGTCGCCACCGTGCTGGTGGTCTGCGTCGGCGTCGCCCTCCTGCTCGCGCACAATATCGGCAGGCCGACGGACACGCTGGCCCGGCTCATGGTCCGGCTCGCGAAAGGCGACCGGGACATCGAGGTCCCCCACCGGGATCGCAAGGACGAGATCGGCGGCATGGCCGACGCCTTGAGCGTGTTCAAGCAGGCGATGATCGAGGTCGAGAGCGCCAAGGACAAGGCCGAGGCGGCGACCCGCGCCAAGTCGGAGTTCCTGGCGATGATGAGCCACGAGGTCAGGACGCCGATGAACGGCGTGCTCGGCATGACCCGGTTCTTGCTGGGCACGCCTCTCAACGATGAGCAGCGCAGCTACGCCGAGATCGTGCTGAGCTCATCGGAAGCGCTGCTGACCATCCTCAACGATATTCTCGACTATTCGAAGCTGGAAGCAGGCAAGCTCGACTTCGAGGCGATCGACTTCGAGCCGCGCCTGGTGGTCGACGGCGTCGCCACGCTGATCTCGGCGCGCGCCGAGGAGAAAGGCATCTGGCTCAAGGCCGAGATCGGCCCGGACACGCCGGCCTATCTCAAGGGCGACCCCGGCCGGCTTCGTCAGGTGCTCTTGAACCTCGTCGGCAATGCGGTGAAGTTCACCGAGAATGGCGGGGTCACGCTGTCGGTCGCGCCTCTCGGCTCGGCCGAACAAGGCGCGCGCCTGCGCTTTGCCGTGGCCGATACCGGCATCGGCATCTCCGAGGAAGGCAAGGCGAAGCTCTTCGGCTCGTTCAGCCAGGCCGATTCCTCGATCACGCGCCGGTTCGGCGGCACCGGGCTCGGGCTCGCCATCTCCAAGCGCATCGTCGAGCAGATGGGCGGCGTGATCGGCGTCGACAGCACGGTCGGGCGGGGCAGCACCTTCTGGTTCGAAGTGACCTTGCCCTTGGGCGAGGCGCGGCGGCAAGAGGACGTCGCCGCCGAAGCCGCACGGATCCCGCCCCTCGAGATCCTGGTGGCCGAGGACAACAAGGTGAACCAGAAGGTCGTGGCCGGTCTCCTCGTCCCCCACGGGCACCGCGTCGACATCGTCGAGAATGGCCGCGCCGCGGTGGACGCCGTGCAGAAGAGGCACTACGACCTCGTGCTCATGGACATGCACATGCCTGAGATGGGCGGCATCGACGCCACCCGCGCCATCCGCGCGCTCGCGGGCGAGCCCGGCCGCGTGCCGATCATCGCCGTCACCGCCTCGGCGATGCAGGAAGGCATCCAGCGCGGACTCGACGCCGGGATGAACGACCACGTCTCCAAGCCCATCCATCCAACCGCACTCCATGCGGCACTCTTGCGGGTGATCGGCCGGCGGGACGAGACCGAAGCGCCGGCCACCGGCGAGATCGATTTGACCCAGCAGCTGCTGGGCGGCAACCTGGCGCTGGACGAAACCGTGCTCGGCGGTCTCGAGGCGCAGCTCGGCCGCGAGGTCGTGGCCGAGCTGGTCGAGGATTTCTTCACCACCTCGGCCGAGCACACCCGCACCATGCGGGCGGCTGAGGCATCGGGCGATGCCTCGAATTGGGGCGATGCCGCGCACAGCGTCAAAGGTGCCGCCGGCAGCCTCGGCTTGGGTCAACTCTTCCGTGTGGCGCTCGCCATCGAGGAATCCTGCCACGGCGGCGACCTGGCCGCAGCCGGCCAAGCCATGGACGAATTCGCAGTTAAGCTCGCGGAGGGTCAGGCCCTGCTGCGCCAGCGCTATCCCGCCTCGCAGGCCGCATGA